A DNA window from Paenibacillus sp. HWE-109 contains the following coding sequences:
- a CDS encoding phage major capsid protein, protein MAGGNFDKFLASFLPLIPKKMYDNIMKSSPLMYQIMKLKKNWDSGGDTIKIHLKYKHATNVGSYQGYDSLDITPQDTRTDAEFRLKQLYASIIFNGYEDAASSGDLAIFKMAQIATEDAEAALKDLFAQLIFKDGTGNAGKDILGLKAAVDDGTSVANYGGIARGTYTWWKSQYDGVATALTVPKMQSMFLKCSRGGVENKPDFIVTDLIQFQKYLALVDGKTTIQQPLGKVGQEFANLGFTQVSFMGVPVVYDEYCPPNTMYFLNSNTLQLYVKPGKDFKPTEMVKPANMDAKVGQILWAGELICSEPRANGKIENLT, encoded by the coding sequence ATGGCTGGAGGAAATTTTGACAAGTTTTTAGCATCGTTTTTACCGTTGATTCCAAAGAAAATGTACGACAACATCATGAAGAGCTCGCCGTTAATGTACCAAATCATGAAGCTCAAGAAGAATTGGGATAGCGGCGGCGACACGATTAAGATTCACCTGAAATACAAGCATGCGACAAACGTTGGTTCTTACCAAGGTTATGACTCGCTCGATATTACTCCACAAGATACTCGCACGGATGCTGAGTTCCGACTCAAGCAACTGTATGCGAGTATTATTTTTAATGGTTACGAAGATGCCGCAAGCTCTGGTGACTTGGCTATCTTTAAGATGGCACAAATTGCCACGGAGGATGCAGAGGCAGCGCTGAAGGATCTATTCGCGCAGCTCATCTTTAAAGATGGGACAGGTAATGCTGGTAAGGACATCCTTGGTCTTAAAGCTGCTGTCGATGATGGAACAAGTGTTGCTAACTACGGCGGTATCGCTCGCGGCACGTATACATGGTGGAAATCACAGTATGATGGAGTAGCCACAGCACTTACCGTACCTAAGATGCAATCCATGTTCCTAAAATGTTCACGCGGTGGTGTGGAGAACAAGCCGGACTTCATTGTTACCGACTTGATCCAGTTCCAAAAGTACCTTGCACTTGTTGATGGTAAAACAACGATTCAGCAGCCGCTTGGTAAAGTTGGACAGGAGTTCGCAAACCTCGGGTTCACTCAAGTGTCCTTTATGGGTGTGCCAGTTGTTTACGATGAATATTGCCCACCAAATACGATGTATTTCCTGAATTCCAACACCTTGCAGCTGTATGTTAAGCCGGGTAAAGACTTCAAACCAACTGAAATGGTGAAGCCTGCTAACATGGACGCCAAGGTTGGTCAAATCCTTTGGGCAGGAGAACTGATCTGCTCCGAGCCTCGTGCAAACGGTAAGATCGAGAATTTAACATAG
- a CDS encoding phage adaptor protein encodes MGTSTAGQLIAKGKAENGYNNSGIATDLTWLDFFNDALRDLVDDLNIVDLLPALAFTAGTREVDLPSDYFSLVDLYDGNGTYVCERRNYMQAYPAGYMVMNRGGKYIIDLYNYSNSQSFTGLYQRYAKVLAATTDSPEVPTVGERFLIYYAISKALYNNNQMGQGQEYEQKYEQERLKIRNAAARSRGQ; translated from the coding sequence ATGGGTACCTCAACTGCTGGGCAGCTCATAGCTAAAGGCAAAGCTGAAAACGGTTATAACAACAGCGGTATAGCCACAGATCTTACTTGGCTTGATTTCTTTAATGATGCTCTCCGTGATCTAGTGGATGATTTGAACATTGTGGACCTGCTCCCTGCCCTTGCTTTTACGGCGGGGACTCGGGAAGTCGATTTGCCGAGCGATTATTTCAGTCTCGTCGATCTATACGATGGAAATGGCACCTATGTGTGTGAACGAAGAAACTACATGCAAGCCTATCCAGCCGGGTACATGGTGATGAACCGTGGAGGTAAGTACATTATTGATCTCTACAATTACTCAAACTCGCAGTCATTCACAGGTTTGTATCAGCGATATGCAAAAGTACTGGCAGCCACAACGGATAGCCCAGAAGTCCCAACAGTTGGCGAGCGCTTTTTGATCTACTACGCCATCTCAAAAGCATTGTACAACAATAACCAAATGGGCCAAGGACAAGAATATGAGCAGAAGTATGAACAGGAGCGCTTGAAGATTCGTAACGCTGCTGCGCGATCGAGGGGGCAGTGA
- a CDS encoding LPD38 domain-containing protein: protein MALVSAKDYLNKKDGSGSSAAAPVPSKSSTKSSGGNGLISASAYKSSRTPTISSPEYTAQTLSDQQQMDAAQRTMNDQVQLTNDYQKQLEAMQAEDNPQLQYRGDLRTDYPGGWLNPVNDLNALRRTTAGQFVDRFAQGIGHTIGLNDSQMSPRATTNNKIADKIADVVGGAAGFVVNPGMPVGNLGIGANFFENPKIVQLAEKAGNKVQGLLPDAGMTISRNGAQIVDSLAGKTVNKAVQGAVQGGLGAAAFSPFHTLEIGGDVRDIPGHILEEGIGGAAFGGLLGAAAPSVGRALAALVKRRGSSIDDSLLPFEDASSSRNVQQARGAAPQTAQQAADRFGFIDQRTATNGPLALPPSNREIRMNAAQSRGINADGLDPIPARGDIRTFGLPEPTVASPTTARVGQPNIWREKFENLVRVANSMDHPPGRELESMDDLWSRMAGPKDPSLDELITLAYPKSKVKPESISRARQQQYERDVAGVNGPVKSMSQRYDGGVKGEAAAPLQRDRILPKEPVVEITPPTRKLAPVEATQPIKPSTKLRRGGKLISAKEFNASKEAPVTQGEQSFVSAKDYKASHAAPDGSQAYAGNAIPFRQAATQSTRTINRNKVVRNIKNNLGVVVDSGKLRAGRGVLGLYKVNPEVVRTRMAEDIQVISHEVGHHLDKKFGLQDAQYNNEFASLIQHNPVLNVSAYQPHQLPGEGVAEYVRLRLTDPDAARRLAPNFTRYFEGKIDKRTLKGLEASQADVDTWITQGDYNQAKGLVDFDSSKAKPKFSKDRAYTRFVDDLNPLQLAEKALKGAVGKGSDSLYKMARLSRGIGERAKLAVTRGIYDAQGNKVSEGLRQIVKPLEKLGIKEKDFATYLSVKHAMDLKAMGKRVPFTDAQMQAVLQKLDTPEVQAVQKKIIGFNDKLLDILVDAQILTSKSVADMKKEFPNYVPFFRHFEDDVEAGFKNGGYGAGKSFANVTNPIKKMSEEGSTRTIINPIESMVLNTFKVMNAAAKNKTGLQLAELAKVNGAGNWVEHVGPGGSVGNEHIISVWQAGKKQAYKIREPELYNAMLSLDAESSNSLLKFLGSAASILRAGATLTPEFTIRNAMRDVVGATINSTKYGFNPIDFFKGLGHVIGKTKTFDQFLSSGGSMSTMMSLDRDTSREALEQVFRKSLKDKAMNVVTSPKELAKMLSGYTPAKTVIGGLRKAAEVSELSTKVGAFNKTLKKTGSLEEAAFTARDLMDFNRAGSSIRQANKAIAFMNANIQGTDKMYRAFKDNPASFLVRAFTTLVLPTIGLHYWVNNLPAEQKKVFNNIPQWQKDSFFIIPIPGTDQFVRIPKPFEAGMLFSTGAERVLRWYADNDPKAYKDYGSTLAQTFMPPMMISALLPALEAITNHSFFRNAPVVPQGEQRLEKKDQYGLYTSETAKLIGKGVSKIPGMEDSNAASPRIIDNTIRGYTAGLGQYAVGGADSILKSMFESNGPQPPKKQWYEKQPVSGFLATISGGGQVRQDFYDKWDALSKEKSSADKNKTRFENVAEYARIKGAKTVVDKLMDQYKLVQNDRAISAQEKRIKLNALDDKMNDIAAKGLGK from the coding sequence ATGGCATTAGTGAGCGCAAAGGATTATCTAAATAAAAAGGATGGCAGTGGATCATCGGCTGCTGCTCCTGTTCCGTCTAAATCTAGTACTAAATCAAGTGGTGGTAACGGCCTCATCTCTGCTAGTGCTTATAAGAGTAGTAGGACGCCTACGATCAGTAGTCCCGAGTACACAGCACAAACTCTATCAGATCAACAGCAGATGGATGCAGCACAGCGAACAATGAATGATCAAGTGCAACTCACAAATGATTATCAGAAGCAATTGGAAGCAATGCAAGCAGAAGATAATCCTCAGTTGCAGTATCGCGGTGATCTCCGTACGGATTACCCGGGCGGATGGCTTAACCCTGTAAATGATTTGAACGCACTTCGTCGTACAACAGCAGGACAATTTGTTGATAGATTCGCACAAGGGATAGGTCATACGATTGGTCTTAATGATTCTCAAATGAGCCCGCGAGCTACTACTAATAACAAGATCGCAGATAAAATTGCGGACGTCGTTGGTGGAGCTGCGGGTTTTGTTGTGAATCCCGGCATGCCAGTAGGGAACTTAGGTATAGGTGCGAACTTCTTCGAAAACCCAAAGATTGTGCAACTTGCTGAGAAAGCTGGTAATAAGGTTCAAGGACTTCTCCCTGATGCAGGGATGACTATTTCAAGGAATGGAGCTCAGATCGTAGATTCATTAGCAGGAAAGACAGTAAATAAGGCAGTGCAGGGGGCAGTGCAAGGCGGCCTTGGTGCAGCTGCCTTTTCGCCGTTTCATACATTGGAGATTGGCGGAGATGTGCGGGACATTCCGGGGCACATTCTTGAGGAGGGCATAGGCGGTGCGGCGTTCGGTGGTTTACTTGGTGCAGCAGCTCCTTCTGTTGGTAGAGCGTTGGCTGCTTTAGTAAAAAGGCGCGGTTCTTCTATTGATGATAGCTTGCTTCCATTTGAGGATGCATCCAGTTCACGGAACGTTCAACAAGCAAGGGGGGCGGCACCACAAACAGCACAGCAAGCTGCCGATCGCTTTGGGTTTATTGATCAACGGACAGCGACGAACGGACCTCTTGCTTTGCCACCTTCAAACCGTGAAATACGCATGAATGCAGCTCAATCGCGTGGAATTAATGCTGATGGTCTTGATCCTATCCCAGCAAGAGGTGACATTCGAACTTTCGGACTTCCTGAGCCAACAGTGGCAAGCCCAACAACAGCAAGAGTTGGACAGCCGAATATCTGGCGTGAGAAATTTGAGAATCTTGTCCGAGTGGCTAACAGCATGGATCATCCTCCAGGTCGTGAACTAGAAAGCATGGACGATCTGTGGTCGCGTATGGCCGGACCTAAAGATCCGAGCCTTGATGAGCTCATAACTCTTGCCTATCCAAAATCAAAGGTCAAACCTGAATCCATAAGCCGCGCAAGACAGCAGCAGTATGAGCGGGATGTTGCTGGAGTGAATGGTCCAGTGAAGTCTATGAGTCAGCGGTATGATGGGGGCGTTAAAGGAGAAGCAGCAGCGCCGTTGCAACGTGATCGAATCCTTCCAAAAGAACCGGTTGTCGAAATCACTCCGCCTACAAGAAAACTGGCACCTGTCGAAGCTACTCAACCAATAAAGCCATCTACTAAGCTGCGTCGTGGTGGTAAATTGATTTCTGCTAAGGAATTCAATGCGAGCAAAGAAGCGCCAGTCACACAGGGTGAACAGTCTTTTGTTAGCGCAAAGGATTACAAAGCTTCTCATGCTGCACCTGATGGATCGCAAGCTTATGCAGGCAATGCCATTCCATTCCGTCAAGCCGCCACTCAATCAACTCGTACCATTAACCGAAACAAGGTAGTCAGGAACATCAAGAACAATCTTGGAGTTGTGGTTGATTCTGGTAAGCTTCGTGCTGGGCGTGGCGTTCTTGGCTTATATAAGGTAAACCCTGAGGTCGTGCGTACTCGAATGGCGGAAGATATTCAGGTTATTTCTCATGAAGTTGGTCATCATCTTGATAAGAAATTCGGCTTACAAGATGCCCAATACAACAATGAATTTGCTTCTTTGATTCAGCATAATCCAGTACTCAATGTATCAGCCTATCAGCCTCATCAGCTCCCGGGCGAAGGTGTTGCGGAATATGTTCGACTCCGTCTTACTGATCCTGACGCAGCACGTCGCCTCGCTCCGAACTTTACACGCTACTTTGAAGGTAAGATTGATAAAAGAACGCTGAAAGGGCTAGAAGCTTCTCAGGCAGATGTCGATACTTGGATTACTCAAGGCGACTATAATCAGGCCAAGGGGCTCGTGGATTTCGATAGTAGCAAGGCAAAGCCGAAATTCAGTAAAGACCGAGCATATACACGTTTTGTCGATGATCTTAATCCACTACAACTTGCTGAAAAAGCTCTAAAAGGCGCAGTCGGTAAAGGATCCGATTCACTCTACAAGATGGCCCGGTTGAGCCGAGGTATCGGCGAGCGGGCGAAGCTTGCGGTTACGCGCGGCATTTACGATGCACAGGGAAATAAGGTGAGCGAAGGACTCCGTCAGATCGTTAAGCCGCTTGAGAAGCTAGGGATCAAAGAGAAGGACTTTGCGACATACCTATCGGTTAAGCATGCAATGGATTTGAAAGCGATGGGCAAACGTGTACCATTCACGGATGCACAGATGCAAGCTGTATTGCAAAAGCTCGACACTCCAGAAGTGCAAGCTGTTCAGAAGAAAATCATAGGCTTCAATGACAAACTCCTTGATATTCTGGTTGATGCTCAGATCTTAACAAGCAAGTCAGTTGCTGACATGAAAAAGGAATTTCCCAATTACGTTCCTTTCTTCCGTCATTTTGAGGACGATGTCGAGGCGGGCTTCAAGAATGGCGGATACGGAGCAGGTAAATCGTTCGCCAATGTAACGAACCCGATCAAGAAAATGTCTGAGGAAGGCTCCACACGAACTATCATTAACCCAATTGAGAGCATGGTCCTGAACACTTTCAAGGTCATGAACGCTGCAGCCAAGAATAAGACTGGCTTGCAGTTGGCTGAGCTTGCCAAAGTGAATGGTGCAGGTAATTGGGTTGAGCATGTCGGCCCTGGGGGCAGCGTGGGGAACGAACATATTATTTCCGTGTGGCAGGCTGGGAAGAAGCAAGCATACAAGATTCGGGAGCCAGAACTTTATAACGCCATGCTTTCGTTGGATGCCGAATCCTCTAACTCGCTCTTAAAGTTCCTGGGCAGCGCAGCTTCCATTCTTCGCGCGGGCGCCACGTTAACGCCAGAATTCACAATTAGAAATGCCATGCGGGACGTGGTCGGGGCTACGATCAATAGCACTAAGTATGGATTTAACCCTATCGACTTTTTCAAAGGATTGGGTCATGTCATCGGCAAAACAAAGACTTTTGACCAGTTTCTATCCAGCGGCGGATCTATGAGTACGATGATGTCGCTGGATCGTGATACAAGCCGGGAAGCATTGGAGCAAGTCTTCCGTAAGAGTCTGAAAGATAAAGCAATGAACGTAGTGACTAGTCCTAAAGAGCTCGCTAAAATGCTTTCAGGGTACACTCCGGCCAAAACGGTTATAGGCGGATTACGCAAGGCAGCAGAGGTATCAGAGTTATCGACGAAGGTCGGGGCGTTTAATAAAACGTTGAAGAAGACAGGGAGTTTGGAGGAAGCGGCATTCACTGCTCGGGATCTCATGGACTTCAACCGTGCCGGTAGCTCGATCCGCCAGGCCAATAAAGCCATCGCCTTTATGAATGCTAACATTCAAGGTACAGATAAAATGTATCGTGCATTCAAAGACAATCCTGCTTCATTCCTAGTAAGAGCATTCACAACGCTTGTTCTTCCGACAATCGGGCTCCATTACTGGGTTAACAATTTGCCTGCTGAACAGAAGAAAGTTTTCAACAACATTCCTCAGTGGCAGAAGGATAGCTTTTTTATTATACCGATACCCGGTACTGATCAATTCGTAAGGATTCCAAAACCATTTGAAGCAGGCATGCTTTTTTCAACAGGTGCTGAACGTGTACTTCGTTGGTATGCTGATAATGATCCCAAGGCTTACAAGGATTACGGATCAACACTAGCACAGACATTCATGCCACCAATGATGATTTCTGCACTATTACCAGCTTTAGAAGCAATTACAAATCATTCATTCTTTCGTAACGCTCCTGTTGTTCCTCAAGGGGAACAGCGTCTTGAAAAGAAAGATCAATATGGCCTATACACAAGCGAGACAGCCAAGCTGATCGGTAAAGGTGTCTCGAAGATACCGGGCATGGAAGACTCCAACGCTGCCAGCCCGCGTATCATTGATAACACAATCAGAGGCTACACGGCAGGACTAGGTCAATACGCAGTGGGTGGAGCAGACAGTATTCTAAAATCTATGTTTGAAAGCAACGGGCCGCAGCCGCCTAAAAAGCAGTGGTATGAGAAACAACCTGTATCCGGATTCCTTGCTACCATATCGGGCGGCGGCCAAGTCCGCCAAGACTTCTACGACAAGTGGGATGCACTTAGCAAAGAGAAATCCTCAGCAGACAAGAACAAGACTCGCTTTGAAAATGTCGCTGAGTACGCCCGTATTAAAGGTGCCAAAACTGTTGTTGATAAGCTAATGGATCAATATAAATTAGTTCAGAACGACCGTGCAATATCCGCACAGGAGAAGCGTATCAAATTGAATGCCTTAGATGATAAAATGAATGATATAGCAGCAAAAGGACTAGGGAAGTAG
- a CDS encoding peptidoglycan recognition protein family protein yields the protein MSGFLMKYMIIPRYLTAPSLRRPGIPADLMRFMVAHDTGNPGSTAAGNVYYYENSRNVMEASAHIFVDDKQIIECIPFLTGTPEKAWHVVYNVSTDNDMFGDDANDVAGGVELCYGGNIDMNEAYKRYVWVMAYSCWTFHLDPTVHVTGHFILDPARKVDPMNALKLLGKSFQDLIIDIVNEYTECVEEAAMREELEALKKEVEELKARNSMAVPEWAKEAVAAASSTLCKDGKPLIDTPDGGSYDFYRLLTTIHRKGLI from the coding sequence ATGTCAGGTTTCTTGATGAAATATATGATCATCCCGCGGTATCTAACAGCGCCCAGCCTGCGCAGACCAGGTATCCCCGCTGATTTAATGCGCTTCATGGTCGCACATGATACGGGTAATCCCGGCAGCACGGCGGCGGGAAATGTCTATTACTACGAGAACAGCCGAAACGTAATGGAGGCAAGTGCGCATATCTTCGTTGATGACAAACAGATTATCGAGTGTATCCCGTTTCTAACAGGTACGCCTGAGAAAGCTTGGCATGTCGTGTATAATGTCAGCACCGACAACGACATGTTTGGCGATGATGCGAATGATGTCGCAGGTGGGGTGGAGTTATGCTATGGCGGCAATATCGATATGAACGAGGCATATAAGCGGTATGTCTGGGTAATGGCCTACAGCTGCTGGACGTTCCATCTTGATCCAACAGTTCACGTTACCGGACATTTCATTCTGGATCCAGCTCGCAAGGTAGATCCCATGAATGCCCTTAAATTGCTTGGCAAATCATTTCAGGACTTGATCATTGATATTGTAAACGAATATACAGAATGTGTGGAGGAAGCCGCGATGAGAGAAGAACTGGAAGCATTGAAAAAAGAAGTCGAGGAATTGAAGGCAAGAAATAGTATGGCGGTACCGGAGTGGGCGAAAGAAGCGGTTGCCGCGGCTAGCTCGACTCTATGCAAAGATGGAAAACCACTTATCGATACACCAGACGGCGGAAGTTATGACTTCTATAGGCTGCTGACAACGATCCATCGAAAAGGTCTTATATAA
- a CDS encoding MarR family winged helix-turn-helix transcriptional regulator: MKMENSFGFVLNHAGRRMTQLLNVSFQPYDITTEQWVVLSRLVEEDGITQKLLAIRAEKDQTNITRILDQLERKGLVERRANETDRRSFLTYITDQGRALNDILTPIERRVIASLLSQFSEEQVQLLRNMLSQVTNKANEGIKELEARQ; encoded by the coding sequence ATGAAAATGGAAAACTCTTTTGGATTTGTTTTGAACCACGCGGGGCGTAGAATGACGCAGCTGTTGAATGTTAGTTTTCAACCTTACGATATCACAACGGAGCAATGGGTCGTACTCAGCCGCTTGGTGGAGGAGGATGGCATTACGCAGAAGCTGCTGGCGATTCGAGCCGAAAAGGATCAAACGAATATTACGCGTATTCTCGATCAACTGGAGAGAAAAGGCTTAGTAGAGAGAAGAGCCAATGAGACGGATAGAAGATCATTTTTGACGTATATTACAGATCAAGGAAGAGCCTTGAATGACATTCTTACCCCGATTGAACGTAGGGTTATTGCTTCTCTGCTGAGTCAATTTTCGGAAGAGCAGGTGCAGCTATTGCGCAATATGCTTAGCCAGGTTACGAATAAAGCTAACGAAGGCATCAAGGAACTGGAGGCTCGGCAATGA
- a CDS encoding MFS transporter: MSEENRLWNRGFVAVCFSSFFLFMTFYILAVTLPLFVTETLHGGQQQVGLVMTVFIFSTVIFRPLTGKWMDEWDRKKIVIAGLSLFILCVAMYPFVHQYYVLLGLRLIHGISFGMAATATGAIAIELVPERRKGEGIGYFSLFMSLAMVVGPFIGLTITQTHNNNLLFGVCILLGFLAFICGLFIRLPKRVVNTKVIAAKGWRKFIEPSALPISLTGSVLAFSYGAITTFLSVYAKAIGLESYASYFFMVFALAIVVSRPFIGKWFDHYGPNRLVYPGIILFTVGMIGLSLTQSSLLFLLVAVLLGLGFGALLPSFQTIAIQAAPAHRRGLATGTYYLLFDVGYGIGSYILGTIASKTNYHTMYFVAGLVVACSSILYYGLYHRKPAAMNSNEKPLLQQD, encoded by the coding sequence ATGAGTGAAGAGAACAGATTATGGAACCGCGGTTTTGTTGCTGTCTGTTTCAGCAGCTTTTTTTTGTTTATGACCTTTTACATTTTGGCCGTCACCCTGCCGTTATTTGTTACGGAAACGCTGCACGGAGGTCAGCAGCAGGTTGGCTTGGTGATGACGGTATTTATTTTCTCAACCGTGATCTTTCGGCCTTTAACCGGCAAATGGATGGATGAATGGGATCGGAAAAAGATTGTTATTGCCGGGCTTAGCTTATTTATCTTATGTGTGGCTATGTATCCATTCGTGCATCAATACTATGTATTGTTAGGCTTAAGACTTATCCATGGCATCAGCTTTGGTATGGCAGCCACCGCTACGGGGGCTATTGCGATTGAGTTAGTGCCTGAACGCCGCAAGGGTGAAGGTATTGGGTATTTTAGTCTTTTTATGAGTCTGGCGATGGTCGTGGGCCCGTTTATTGGTTTGACAATTACGCAAACTCATAATAATAACCTCTTGTTTGGCGTTTGTATCCTGCTTGGATTTCTGGCCTTCATTTGCGGGCTGTTCATCCGCCTTCCCAAAAGAGTCGTTAACACCAAAGTGATCGCAGCCAAAGGCTGGAGGAAATTTATCGAGCCAAGCGCTTTGCCGATTTCATTGACGGGCAGTGTATTAGCCTTTTCATATGGGGCGATTACTACGTTTCTTTCCGTTTATGCGAAGGCTATTGGTTTAGAATCATATGCCAGCTATTTTTTCATGGTATTCGCCTTGGCTATTGTCGTATCTAGACCTTTCATTGGCAAATGGTTCGATCATTACGGTCCCAATCGGCTGGTGTACCCAGGCATTATTTTATTTACAGTGGGTATGATCGGGCTTAGCTTGACACAATCCTCCCTCCTCTTTTTGTTGGTAGCTGTGCTGCTTGGACTTGGTTTCGGCGCACTTCTTCCGAGTTTTCAAACGATTGCTATACAAGCAGCGCCTGCTCATCGCAGAGGGCTTGCCACTGGCACGTATTACCTGCTTTTTGACGTTGGCTATGGGATTGGATCGTACATTCTTGGCACGATTGCTTCCAAAACAAACTACCATACGATGTATTTCGTTGCGGGACTTGTCGTTGCTTGTTCTTCGATCCTTTACTATGGGCTCTATCATCGGAAACCAGCCGCAATGAATTCCAATGAGAAGCCTCTTCTACAGCAGGATTAA
- a CDS encoding AraC family transcriptional regulator: MHPIRKTFDTNESFPLSFAYKNTKSSLSELPDHFHDWYEIVYVYRGQGTFFIDHTFYDMKQGDLFLIPGNTIHRATPDKEMPVTSTAIYFSPSLAQAPNLDEAFSYLRSFEQAAELRNYKFETLLPQRQQIEFTLESIQTELKHSHLGQRQAIYLKLLELLLYLQRELGPERKTSNGDSSVGPLWMRDILLYIELHYCDDIRLTSLAKQASVSPAHFSRVFKQLIGMNITTYLMTKRIIRAKQLLSESDANIGIIAEMCGFDSLPHFHAMFKRMLGMTPAAARKALAGSPL; encoded by the coding sequence ATGCATCCCATACGTAAAACATTCGATACGAACGAGTCCTTCCCACTCTCTTTTGCTTATAAAAACACAAAAAGCTCGCTAAGCGAGCTGCCTGACCATTTTCACGACTGGTATGAAATTGTGTATGTGTATCGTGGGCAAGGCACCTTCTTCATTGATCATACTTTTTATGATATGAAGCAAGGCGATCTGTTCCTCATCCCAGGCAATACAATTCACCGAGCAACGCCGGACAAAGAAATGCCTGTTACGTCTACAGCGATTTATTTCAGCCCAAGTCTGGCGCAGGCCCCTAATCTGGATGAGGCATTCTCCTATTTACGAAGTTTTGAGCAAGCCGCGGAACTGCGCAATTACAAATTTGAAACGCTGCTTCCTCAGCGTCAGCAGATCGAATTTACGTTGGAGTCCATACAGACAGAACTGAAGCATTCGCATTTAGGCCAACGCCAAGCCATTTACTTGAAGCTGCTGGAGCTACTGCTTTATTTGCAGCGTGAGCTGGGGCCTGAACGCAAGACAAGCAATGGAGACTCCTCGGTTGGTCCCTTATGGATGCGAGATATCTTGCTGTATATTGAGCTGCATTACTGCGACGACATCCGTTTAACGTCCCTAGCGAAGCAAGCTTCTGTCTCTCCTGCCCATTTCAGCCGGGTATTCAAGCAGTTGATTGGAATGAACATTACCACCTACCTGATGACCAAAAGAATCATTCGTGCGAAGCAGCTGCTGAGCGAAAGTGACGCCAACATCGGTATTATCGCCGAAATGTGCGGCTTCGATAGTCTGCCCCATTTCCATGCCATGTTCAAAAGAATGCTCGGCATGACGCCGGCTGCTGCGAGAAAGGCCCTGGCGGGCAGTCCTCTTTAA
- a CDS encoding amidohydrolase family protein: MRIDAHQHYWKIDRGDYGWLTPELSVLYRDFLPDDLLPILHQQDVSQTIAVQAAPTLDETDYLLSLSEGSDTIAGVVGWLDLNDPDVVAQYQKFSQHPKYVGFRVMIQEMPDAKSILEPHFVEALRYFAGEDVPVDLLVKSEQLAPVVELLDQVPRLRAVIDHIAKPRIGEGATEPWKSQMAAIAKHPNVYCKLSGMVTEANPTSWVKEDFTVYIRHVLEVFGTQRVLFGSDWPVCLLAADYDEVIGVLTHALPESWTQHDNDRLFGLNAKEFYKL; the protein is encoded by the coding sequence ATGAGAATTGATGCACACCAGCATTACTGGAAAATAGATCGTGGCGATTATGGGTGGTTAACGCCGGAGTTGTCGGTCTTGTATCGTGATTTTCTGCCAGATGATTTGTTGCCTATCTTGCATCAACAGGATGTGAGTCAAACGATTGCCGTCCAAGCGGCGCCAACCTTAGATGAAACAGATTATTTATTAAGCTTAAGCGAAGGATCAGATACGATTGCGGGTGTCGTAGGTTGGCTTGATTTAAATGACCCCGACGTTGTTGCACAGTACCAAAAATTCAGCCAGCATCCCAAATATGTGGGCTTCCGAGTCATGATTCAAGAAATGCCGGATGCGAAAAGCATCCTAGAGCCTCATTTTGTTGAAGCTCTGCGATATTTTGCCGGGGAGGATGTTCCCGTAGATTTGCTTGTAAAATCCGAGCAATTAGCGCCGGTTGTTGAGCTTTTGGACCAGGTCCCGAGGTTGCGGGCAGTGATCGATCATATCGCGAAACCCCGAATTGGGGAGGGGGCTACTGAGCCTTGGAAAAGTCAGATGGCAGCTATCGCCAAGCATCCGAATGTGTACTGTAAGCTTTCGGGCATGGTGACGGAAGCGAACCCAACGAGCTGGGTCAAAGAAGATTTTACTGTATACATCCGGCATGTTCTGGAAGTATTCGGAACGCAGCGAGTATTATTTGGGAGCGATTGGCCTGTATGCTTGCTAGCGGCTGATTATGATGAAGTCATCGGGGTACTGACGCACGCCTTGCCGGAATCTTGGACTCAGCACGACAATGACCGTCTATTTGGACTAAATGCAAAGGAGTTTTATAAACTATGA